In Shouchella patagoniensis, the following are encoded in one genomic region:
- a CDS encoding AEC family transporter, which translates to MDITTVVLTITTMAIIIVFGAAIASKVPITKEAKQLFMTLIINIAVPFIILNGVFNSDITEGVLRQVLIIFVVSILFNIFAVLVSLLVGRILGFEWSLAKKLALLAAIGNTGFIGIPLAAAIFGPIGGLLAAVFDAGLDVVLFSLGIYLLQSDQRFHFKQLKALFNLPLAAILLGLLFAISGLHAPVLLKDLSSMLSSLAAPLAMLYIGFLLPPFFKKRGKIFFQELWYPLTMRLVFIPTISVLIIVAIPMDNFLQQLFIILTAMPTFMLATVLFSRYTNDEEKAVVTTAVSTLLSLFTIPLIAIFASFFL; encoded by the coding sequence ATGGATATTACAACAGTTGTATTAACAATTACGACAATGGCAATCATCATCGTTTTTGGCGCAGCAATTGCAAGTAAAGTGCCAATTACAAAGGAAGCAAAGCAATTGTTTATGACTTTAATCATTAACATAGCTGTACCTTTCATTATCTTAAACGGGGTTTTTAATTCTGATATTACGGAAGGCGTTTTGCGACAAGTACTCATTATCTTCGTTGTCTCGATTCTTTTTAACATCTTCGCTGTTCTTGTAAGTCTACTTGTAGGTCGGATACTTGGTTTTGAGTGGTCTCTTGCAAAAAAACTTGCACTACTTGCAGCAATTGGAAATACTGGATTCATTGGCATTCCCTTAGCAGCAGCAATATTTGGACCCATTGGCGGTTTACTAGCAGCTGTATTTGATGCGGGGTTAGATGTTGTATTATTTTCACTCGGAATCTATTTACTTCAAAGCGATCAACGTTTTCACTTTAAACAATTAAAAGCACTTTTCAATTTACCCTTAGCAGCAATCCTCCTTGGTCTTTTATTTGCAATTAGCGGTCTTCACGCTCCTGTCCTTTTAAAAGATTTATCTAGTATGCTTTCAAGCCTTGCAGCTCCACTAGCAATGCTCTATATCGGCTTTTTACTTCCCCCCTTTTTCAAGAAGAGAGGAAAGATCTTTTTTCAAGAACTTTGGTACCCACTTACTATGCGACTCGTTTTCATTCCGACCATTAGTGTTCTTATTATCGTAGCCATTCCAATGGACAATTTCCTTCAGCAGTTGTTTATCATTTTAACAGCAATGCCCACATTTATGCTTGCTACTGTATTATTTTCACGCTATACAAACGATGAAGAAAAAGCGGTTGTGACAACTGCTGTCTCGACGTTACTGTCACTCTTTACAATCCCTCTCATCGCCATTTTTGCTTCATTCTTTTTGTAA
- a CDS encoding helix-turn-helix domain-containing protein — protein MSYQSKEIDQALNYIQEHLHDPLTLQRLAKEVSYSPYHFSRLFKRRTGLTPLYYVSTMRLQRAKELLLTTDFDVRDIGIEIGQQSLGTFTSRFTKSVGLPPAQFRQSLHSTNNIVHALQQLKKFPMTTLHVQSENSVVGTISANGPLHGIILVGLFNKPLPEGLPEYGTLLDSLGDFSFKNVLPGTYYLMATSISWGIESKQILLPHKTLRTRIAKPIILKNEEPIARQYLHLHPPRLDDPPILVSLPLLMQSFLTRMTRMKE, from the coding sequence ATGTCATATCAATCAAAAGAAATTGATCAGGCACTTAACTATATTCAAGAACATTTGCATGATCCACTTACATTACAACGACTTGCAAAAGAAGTTTCCTACAGTCCTTATCATTTTTCAAGGTTATTTAAACGCAGGACTGGTTTAACCCCACTCTATTATGTTTCAACCATGAGGCTCCAGCGTGCAAAAGAATTATTATTAACCACTGATTTTGATGTCCGCGACATTGGAATCGAAATAGGTCAACAGAGTTTAGGTACATTTACTTCTCGCTTCACAAAAAGTGTTGGACTTCCACCTGCACAGTTCAGACAGTCGCTTCATTCAACAAATAACATCGTACATGCATTGCAACAACTAAAGAAATTCCCAATGACCACACTTCATGTACAATCAGAAAACAGTGTTGTAGGAACCATTTCCGCAAATGGACCTCTTCATGGCATTATTTTAGTGGGTTTATTCAATAAACCATTACCAGAGGGGCTACCAGAATATGGGACACTACTCGACTCATTAGGTGACTTTTCCTTTAAAAATGTCCTTCCAGGAACCTATTATTTGATGGCTACTTCTATTTCCTGGGGAATAGAGTCGAAACAAATCCTGCTCCCACATAAGACATTGCGGACACGCATAGCTAAACCGATTATTTTAAAAAATGAGGAGCCTATTGCCCGTCAATACCTTCATCTACACCCACCTCGCCTTGACGATCCGCCGATATTAGTTTCTTTACCTCTTTTGATGCAGTCATTTTTAACACGCATGACTCGTATGAAGGAATAA
- the sda gene encoding sporulation histidine kinase inhibitor Sda, with the protein MSLKDLPNEVLIRSYKKAVKMKLDNEFIKLLVEEIERRKLKIEH; encoded by the coding sequence TTGTCTCTAAAAGATTTGCCAAATGAAGTATTGATAAGATCTTATAAGAAAGCAGTAAAGATGAAGCTTGATAACGAATTTATTAAGTTATTAGTCGAAGAAATCGAACGGAGAAAACTGAAGATAGAGCATTAG
- a CDS encoding PTS transporter subunit IIBC, whose amino-acid sequence MPAAGIMISLGKVLAMASGDLALLMTTAIVMEDIGWAIINNLDILFAVAIGGSWAKERAGGAFAALLAFLLINRITGALFQVNVDMLDDPTATISYFGQELVVGDYFTAILGAPALNMGVFVGIIAGFLGAAMFNRFYAFNRLPQALSFFSGKRFVPFVVILGSVVVSLALGLIWPMIQSWLNAFGEWIATSRETAPIIAPFVFGSLERLLLPFGLHHMLTVPINYTELGGTYTMLTGTNAGSLVAGQDPLWLAWATDLANLRSAGDMEAYHALMNEVTPARFKVGQMILSSAALIGAAVAMYKNVDSEKKKKYKPMFLSAGLAVFLTGVTEPIEFLFLFAAPLLFGVYAVITGLAFAVVDIIDIRVHSFGIIEFITRTPMTVSAGLTMDIVNFLVVSVIFFFLTYFVFNFMIKRFNMPTPGRRGNYIEDAAPTEADKTEENSLSKVDNRANKVIELLGGKSNIEDVDACMTRLRVTVKNVDTVAPEEDWKKQTQALGFIKKDQGVQVIYGPKADIIKSEVQDELGEH is encoded by the coding sequence ATGCCTGCTGCTGGAATTATGATCTCGCTAGGTAAAGTATTAGCAATGGCGAGTGGCGACCTAGCACTTCTTATGACAACCGCCATTGTGATGGAAGACATTGGTTGGGCTATTATTAATAACTTAGATATTTTATTCGCCGTTGCGATTGGTGGTTCTTGGGCTAAAGAACGTGCTGGTGGCGCATTCGCTGCATTGCTCGCATTTTTACTAATTAATCGTATCACTGGAGCTCTCTTTCAAGTAAATGTAGACATGCTTGATGATCCAACCGCTACGATTTCTTATTTTGGTCAAGAATTGGTTGTAGGTGATTATTTTACAGCTATTTTAGGTGCGCCTGCTCTTAACATGGGTGTATTTGTAGGAATTATTGCTGGATTCCTAGGTGCAGCGATGTTTAATCGTTTCTATGCATTTAACCGCTTACCGCAAGCGCTCTCTTTCTTTAGTGGAAAACGGTTTGTTCCTTTTGTTGTTATTCTTGGTTCAGTCGTTGTTTCATTGGCACTTGGACTAATATGGCCAATGATTCAATCTTGGTTAAATGCCTTTGGAGAATGGATTGCGACATCACGCGAAACCGCACCTATCATTGCTCCATTTGTATTTGGTTCACTAGAACGACTACTCCTCCCATTTGGACTTCACCATATGTTAACGGTCCCAATTAACTATACGGAGCTTGGTGGGACGTATACGATGCTAACTGGTACGAATGCTGGAAGCCTCGTTGCTGGTCAAGATCCCCTTTGGCTTGCATGGGCAACTGACCTTGCTAACTTACGTTCAGCCGGGGATATGGAAGCTTATCATGCACTAATGAACGAAGTTACGCCTGCCCGTTTTAAAGTTGGACAAATGATTCTTTCTTCAGCCGCTCTTATCGGTGCAGCTGTTGCGATGTACAAAAATGTAGATTCAGAGAAGAAAAAGAAATACAAGCCAATGTTCTTATCTGCAGGTCTTGCTGTCTTCTTGACTGGGGTAACAGAGCCTATTGAATTTTTATTCTTATTTGCTGCCCCACTTCTATTCGGTGTTTATGCTGTCATTACTGGACTTGCATTTGCTGTTGTTGATATCATAGACATTCGAGTTCATTCATTTGGTATCATTGAGTTCATTACAAGAACGCCAATGACTGTTTCAGCAGGTTTAACAATGGATATTGTAAACTTCTTAGTTGTAAGTGTGATCTTCTTCTTCTTAACATACTTTGTGTTTAATTTTATGATTAAACGTTTTAATATGCCAACACCTGGTCGCCGAGGCAATTATATTGAAGATGCTGCTCCTACTGAAGCAGACAAAACAGAAGAAAACAGTCTCTCAAAAGTAGACAATCGAGCAAATAAAGTAATTGAACTACTTGGTGGAAAAAGCAATATTGAAGATGTAGATGCGTGCATGACTCGTTTACGTGTTACAGTTAAGAATGTCGACACTGTTGCTCCAGAAGAAGACTGGAAGAAACAAACGCAAGCGCTCGGGTTTATTAAAAAGGACCAAGGTGTCCAAGTTATTTATGGACCAAAGGCTGATATTATTAAATCCGAAGTACAAGATGAACTAGGAGAGCACTAA
- a CDS encoding endonuclease/exonuclease/phosphatase family protein, whose product MELNLLTLNVHGWAEEDQLKKIDILAEAIAQNRYDIIAMQEVNQPKDKPFIDKTNTIREGNYGLALLSALEKKGMTDYTLEWAFSHYSFGIYEEGVAFLTRHSVKAKEQFFISKNKVAENYKTRVIQKLTLAIAEKEIDVFTCHLGWWHDEEDPAEQQLQALLKEVDTRSTSFLMGDFNNDASLAGEGYDYLLKHGLKDTWNLATKRSGEATIRGKIAGWNNNRGDLRIDYIFAQGNIDVPSHHVIFDGENRPVVSDHFGVECTVTLK is encoded by the coding sequence ATGGAATTAAACCTTTTAACGCTGAATGTGCATGGATGGGCAGAAGAAGATCAGCTTAAAAAAATAGATATTCTTGCAGAGGCCATCGCACAAAACCGATATGATATTATTGCAATGCAAGAGGTGAATCAACCAAAGGATAAGCCATTTATAGATAAAACAAACACAATTCGCGAGGGTAACTATGGTCTTGCCCTCCTTTCTGCTCTTGAGAAAAAAGGAATGACTGATTATACACTGGAGTGGGCCTTCTCACATTATTCATTTGGCATCTATGAAGAAGGTGTGGCTTTTCTCACACGTCATTCAGTGAAAGCAAAAGAACAATTCTTTATCTCTAAAAATAAAGTGGCAGAAAACTATAAAACGCGTGTTATTCAAAAGCTGACATTAGCGATTGCTGAAAAAGAGATTGATGTTTTTACATGCCACCTTGGTTGGTGGCATGACGAAGAAGACCCAGCGGAACAACAACTACAAGCACTATTAAAAGAAGTAGATACTCGTTCCACTTCATTCTTAATGGGTGATTTTAATAATGACGCGTCGCTCGCTGGGGAAGGGTATGATTATCTTCTAAAACATGGCTTAAAAGATACGTGGAATCTTGCCACAAAACGAAGTGGAGAAGCAACCATTCGTGGCAAAATTGCAGGCTGGAATAACAACCGTGGAGACCTCCGCATTGACTACATCTTTGCCCAAGGAAACATAGATGTACCTTCTCACCACGTTATTTTTGATGGTGAAAACAGACCCGTTGTCTCCGATCATTTTGGAGTTGAATGTACCGTTACGTTAAAGTAA
- a CDS encoding response regulator transcription factor: MNVLIVDDDPLVRQSLKLLLDKENDLHVIALAANGKEALRHCEKKVPDAILMDIRMPVMDGIECTKRIKEEWPHVYVMMLTTFKDEKNIRRALQVGASGYLLKSSDAENMATQLRALHSGGSVLDKSVLNQLLHFDKHAHLQELTDREKQIVSCVGEGLSNKEIADKLYLSTGTVRNTLSVILEKLELRDRTQLAIYYWKRE, translated from the coding sequence ATGAACGTATTGATTGTAGATGATGACCCATTAGTAAGACAAAGTTTAAAACTCTTACTTGATAAAGAGAATGATTTACATGTAATTGCTCTGGCTGCTAATGGAAAGGAAGCACTTAGACACTGTGAAAAAAAGGTACCTGATGCGATATTAATGGATATCCGAATGCCTGTAATGGACGGAATTGAGTGTACGAAGAGGATTAAAGAAGAGTGGCCTCATGTATATGTAATGATGTTAACAACGTTTAAAGACGAGAAAAACATTCGACGTGCGCTCCAAGTTGGAGCATCTGGTTACTTATTAAAATCATCTGATGCAGAAAACATGGCCACTCAACTTCGCGCATTACATTCGGGTGGATCAGTACTAGATAAAAGTGTATTAAACCAGTTATTACATTTCGATAAGCATGCGCACTTGCAGGAATTGACTGATCGAGAAAAACAAATTGTGAGCTGTGTTGGAGAGGGACTCTCAAATAAAGAAATAGCTGATAAGCTCTACCTAAGCACAGGAACTGTTAGAAACACATTATCCGTTATTTTAGAAAAACTAGAACTTCGAGATCGTACGCAATTAGCAATCTATTATTGGAAAAGAGAATAG
- a CDS encoding sensor histidine kinase has protein sequence MSSGLVTSWRFINVIFLFGMWFYQDTLEGSFLFIVLLALLASLRFRFQMPPWTIFIDIALCLVFTPFWSGAVYGFILPIFESVKTRKWVLFVFCLFFYLVLTNHSPLGYWLVFQAAFIGFLVTEWEKQRGVYTAEADRERHARYDLEQIRNELLEANKKTAHLAELSERNRIARALHDHLGHDLTGAKLAMDALQHLDGSEAEEMLNQVKKRIERSTLMLRDTVHDMTPVMRTGADRLTEIIEEFNHIHVEMKQAGDMNSIPVQYWSILEPCLKEALTNTVRHSDATNIIVQLDATEALVRLSIMDNGNRTNKVNEGSGLRHLKLRARSVGGSLSMSYQTGFLIVCVLPLTKGKEAEQ, from the coding sequence ATGAGCAGTGGTCTTGTAACGAGTTGGCGTTTTATTAATGTCATTTTTTTATTCGGCATGTGGTTCTATCAAGACACTTTAGAGGGCAGTTTTTTGTTTATTGTGTTGCTCGCTCTTCTTGCGAGTCTGCGATTTCGCTTTCAAATGCCTCCATGGACCATTTTTATTGATATTGCACTCTGCCTAGTATTTACCCCTTTTTGGAGTGGTGCGGTATATGGATTCATATTACCTATTTTTGAAAGTGTAAAAACAAGAAAATGGGTTTTATTTGTTTTCTGTCTGTTTTTTTATTTGGTCTTAACGAATCATTCTCCACTTGGATATTGGTTAGTCTTTCAAGCGGCTTTTATTGGTTTTCTCGTTACGGAATGGGAAAAACAACGGGGGGTGTATACTGCTGAAGCGGATCGTGAAAGGCACGCACGCTATGATTTGGAGCAAATAAGGAATGAATTATTGGAAGCAAATAAAAAAACCGCTCATTTAGCTGAACTATCGGAACGAAATCGAATTGCGCGGGCATTGCACGATCATCTAGGTCATGACCTAACTGGGGCGAAATTGGCAATGGATGCACTTCAACATCTTGATGGATCTGAAGCTGAAGAGATGCTAAACCAGGTGAAGAAACGCATTGAGCGGAGCACACTGATGCTGCGGGACACGGTCCATGATATGACTCCTGTCATGCGTACAGGGGCTGATCGATTAACTGAAATTATTGAGGAATTTAACCATATACATGTGGAGATGAAACAAGCTGGTGATATGAATTCAATCCCTGTTCAATACTGGAGTATCTTAGAACCGTGTTTAAAGGAAGCGCTCACAAATACGGTTAGACATAGTGATGCCACAAACATTATCGTGCAACTTGATGCGACTGAAGCGCTTGTCAGACTGTCAATTATGGACAATGGGAATCGTACGAATAAAGTAAATGAAGGGAGTGGTCTCCGTCATCTGAAATTAAGAGCAAGGTCCGTTGGTGGAAGTTTATCAATGTCATACCAAACAGGGTTTCTTATTGTATGTGTATTGCCATTAACGAAAGGAAAAGAGGCAGAGCAATGA
- a CDS encoding ABC transporter permease, whose amino-acid sequence MTVYTFALKRSFRDKTNLLFLMFFPIAAIFLPSQAYWPSMPLGYQYFGVLILFVAIRLTGLLLEDRQKGVVKRVAAAPISHFRYLLENLLAFATIMLGQCVVVIVGGVLYGQELYQPFLLFILYLAFSVTAIALALAWNSFYRSRESSFLIFMSVIILISLLGGLLVPYEMLPEWIQKLSVVLPTYWLYKGIEWIVHGGDAIDFIFINSVLCVYSLLLLIVGSIRRIG is encoded by the coding sequence ATGACTGTGTATACGTTTGCGTTAAAACGCAGCTTTCGTGATAAGACCAATCTTTTGTTTCTCATGTTTTTTCCTATAGCCGCAATCTTTCTACCATCTCAAGCCTATTGGCCATCTATGCCACTTGGGTATCAGTATTTTGGCGTCCTCATCTTGTTTGTTGCTATTCGCTTAACGGGTCTATTGCTAGAAGATAGACAGAAAGGTGTTGTTAAGCGGGTAGCTGCAGCACCCATTAGCCATTTCCGTTATTTGTTGGAAAACTTGCTTGCTTTTGCGACAATTATGCTTGGTCAGTGTGTAGTTGTCATTGTTGGTGGGGTATTATATGGTCAAGAATTGTATCAACCATTCCTGCTCTTTATCCTTTATCTTGCTTTTAGTGTAACTGCTATTGCTTTAGCTTTGGCATGGAATTCGTTTTATAGAAGTAGGGAATCGTCCTTTCTTATTTTTATGTCTGTTATTATCCTCATTTCGTTACTCGGCGGTTTACTCGTTCCGTATGAAATGTTGCCCGAATGGATACAAAAACTATCTGTTGTTCTACCAACTTACTGGTTATACAAAGGCATAGAATGGATTGTTCACGGCGGTGATGCAATTGATTTTATTTTCATCAATAGTGTTTTATGTGTTTATTCGCTGCTGTTGCTTATTGTCGGTAGTATCCGTAGAATTGGCTAA
- a CDS encoding ABC transporter permease, with protein MNAFYTLRFTALRMMRDYITLLLLLIVPLILVTIFSMVLAGAEQEGMLLLDETSVKMVLLFQLFGGAIVMSYIHLDFFTQMRFRIQALPMNSTMYGFTIMLAGTIYSIVLGLILIVYTSLVFDVEWGSVGWSIFIVSLIALLSINVSLIFTFAVKNFKIAERLSEVYGVGAVVLAGMFFPMPDLALINGINEYLNPLTIAYQSVDAYRLSQMTQAWQSVFTLVSLIVLTFVIMLVVGRRRMP; from the coding sequence ATGAACGCATTTTATACGTTGCGGTTTACGGCGCTTCGAATGATGCGAGACTATATCACGCTATTGCTTCTTCTTATCGTACCGCTCATCTTAGTAACTATTTTTTCAATGGTGTTAGCGGGAGCTGAACAAGAGGGCATGCTTCTATTGGATGAAACGTCCGTGAAAATGGTTCTTTTGTTTCAGCTATTTGGTGGAGCAATTGTTATGTCCTATATCCACCTAGACTTCTTTACACAAATGCGTTTCCGGATTCAAGCATTACCCATGAATTCAACGATGTATGGCTTCACCATCATGTTGGCAGGTACGATTTATTCCATCGTTCTTGGGCTGATTTTAATCGTATACACAAGTCTTGTTTTTGATGTGGAATGGGGAAGTGTTGGTTGGTCAATATTTATTGTTTCATTAATTGCGTTGCTCTCCATTAATGTAAGTTTGATTTTTACATTTGCAGTAAAAAACTTTAAAATTGCTGAACGGTTAAGTGAAGTTTACGGTGTTGGTGCTGTTGTGTTAGCTGGTATGTTTTTTCCAATGCCGGATCTAGCTTTAATCAATGGAATTAATGAGTATTTAAATCCCTTAACCATTGCTTATCAATCTGTGGATGCGTATCGACTTTCACAAATGACTCAAGCGTGGCAGTCTGTTTTCACACTTGTCTCCCTCATTGTGCTTACGTTTGTCATTATGCTGGTAGTAGGACGGAGGCGGATGCCATGA
- a CDS encoding ABC transporter ATP-binding protein, whose translation MALASMQGIVKRYGSELALDYIDFDVYKGEIVGLLGPNGAGKTTLIHTLLGIIPFDKGKITLFGEEENVFRNEIKQQIGLVTQELTVFEELTAKENLEFFAGVYGLKGEVRKERVLQALEFVGLSSNANKLPKKFSGGMKRRLNIACALTHQPKLLIMDEPTVGIDPQSRNHILETVKKLRDQGTTILYTTHYMEEVQAIASRVVIVDQGQIIKEGTVKELIATIQHEEKMTIEVDAPIVGLEERLKQLKGVKHVQIEGNSINLISLMGSGTLDRALSIVKETSGVIGINAEKPNLEDVFLTLTGKQLRDKEEE comes from the coding sequence ATGGCTCTTGCATCAATGCAAGGTATCGTAAAACGTTATGGAAGTGAATTGGCTCTTGATTACATTGATTTTGATGTATATAAAGGAGAAATTGTTGGTTTACTAGGACCAAATGGAGCAGGTAAAACCACATTAATCCACACATTACTTGGTATCATCCCCTTTGATAAAGGAAAGATTACATTATTTGGAGAAGAAGAGAACGTATTCCGGAATGAAATAAAACAACAAATTGGGTTAGTTACTCAAGAACTGACAGTATTTGAAGAACTAACAGCAAAAGAAAATTTAGAGTTTTTTGCTGGTGTGTATGGTTTAAAAGGAGAAGTACGGAAAGAGAGAGTTTTACAGGCTCTGGAGTTTGTAGGTCTATCATCGAACGCGAATAAGCTACCCAAGAAGTTTTCGGGTGGAATGAAGCGGCGGTTAAATATTGCTTGTGCACTCACTCATCAACCAAAATTGCTTATTATGGATGAGCCGACAGTTGGTATTGATCCTCAATCGCGCAATCATATTTTAGAAACCGTAAAAAAACTCCGGGATCAAGGAACGACCATTCTTTACACCACTCATTATATGGAAGAAGTTCAAGCGATTGCTTCTAGAGTAGTTATTGTTGATCAAGGGCAAATTATTAAGGAAGGTACAGTAAAAGAATTGATTGCAACGATACAGCATGAGGAGAAAATGACGATTGAAGTAGACGCGCCAATAGTTGGGTTGGAAGAACGGTTGAAACAACTTAAGGGAGTTAAACATGTTCAAATAGAGGGGAATTCAATTAATCTCATTTCATTAATGGGTTCTGGTACGTTGGACAGAGCGCTTTCTATTGTGAAAGAAACCAGTGGAGTGATAGGCATCAATGCAGAGAAACCAAATTTAGAGGATGTTTTTTTGACTTTGACTGGCAAGCAGTTGCGAGATAAGGAGGAAGAATAA
- a CDS encoding VanZ family protein: MKELRVFISWTFVLLWMALIFYLSHQPGDESASLSGGVMEFALSLINRLMPGIHLAEVEWFHTFIRKGAHFGAYFILGLLVMNALGRSGVLGRKRVLLGIITCTTYAISDEFHQLFIPGRSGQVSDVLIDSLGACAGIFFFLAIARLSKKSSAKKQNGAY, encoded by the coding sequence ATGAAAGAGTTACGCGTTTTCATTTCATGGACTTTCGTTTTGCTTTGGATGGCTTTGATTTTTTACTTATCTCACCAGCCGGGGGATGAATCTGCATCACTTAGTGGCGGCGTTATGGAGTTCGCTTTAAGTTTAATAAACAGGTTGATGCCTGGCATTCATTTAGCCGAGGTAGAGTGGTTTCACACGTTCATCCGAAAAGGAGCTCATTTTGGTGCTTACTTCATTTTAGGCCTATTGGTTATGAACGCACTTGGACGAAGTGGCGTCCTAGGACGAAAACGCGTTCTTTTAGGTATTATTACTTGTACTACTTATGCTATTTCCGATGAATTTCATCAGTTGTTTATTCCTGGGCGAAGCGGTCAAGTTAGCGATGTACTAATCGATAGCTTAGGGGCATGTGCTGGTATTTTCTTTTTCCTAGCGATAGCTCGACTGAGTAAAAAATCATCAGCAAAAAAACAAAACGGGGCTTATTGA
- a CDS encoding extradiol ring-cleavage dioxygenase, with the protein MTVELGVLAAHVPSICHRENIPPFQEGMVDEMDNIAKEIDALNPDLICIVSCHWLSTFNHYVDVADRHEGILTAFECPDIISDVGYKHVGDREIALQIVEAGKRARIPVTAIDDPTYVWDYGTVVPLRYLLPKSDVPIVSFSITEAASLEESRKWGETIKHVIDESGKKTVFIFSGALAHNLVRGRHNMPTISEQALDKQFINYALDRDYESMISMLPQYANNAGVEGGGRHLAMMLGILGINYKPDFKSYAQSSGSGNAIMTFRKEKNAVEA; encoded by the coding sequence ATGACTGTTGAGTTAGGTGTTCTTGCTGCCCATGTTCCGAGCATTTGTCATCGAGAGAACATTCCGCCGTTTCAAGAGGGGATGGTAGATGAGATGGATAATATTGCGAAAGAGATTGATGCGTTAAACCCTGATCTTATTTGCATTGTATCTTGTCATTGGTTATCGACATTTAATCATTATGTTGACGTAGCAGATCGTCATGAGGGCATCTTAACTGCATTTGAATGTCCCGATATTATTTCAGATGTTGGTTACAAGCATGTTGGAGATCGTGAAATTGCGCTTCAAATCGTTGAAGCAGGCAAACGCGCACGAATTCCGGTAACAGCAATTGATGACCCAACCTATGTATGGGATTACGGAACGGTTGTCCCCCTCCGCTATTTACTTCCAAAATCGGATGTACCGATTGTTAGTTTTTCTATTACAGAGGCTGCTAGTCTAGAAGAGTCACGTAAATGGGGAGAGACAATTAAACATGTAATTGATGAATCTGGTAAAAAGACAGTTTTTATTTTTAGTGGAGCTTTAGCGCATAATCTTGTTCGTGGACGGCATAATATGCCAACAATTTCAGAACAAGCTCTCGATAAACAATTTATTAATTACGCACTCGACCGTGATTATGAATCAATGATTTCAATGTTGCCTCAATATGCAAATAATGCAGGAGTTGAGGGTGGGGGCCGCCACTTAGCTATGATGCTCGGTATACTCGGAATCAATTACAAGCCTGACTTTAAATCATATGCCCAGTCCTCCGGTAGTGGCAATGCTATAATGACATTTAGAAAAGAAAAAAATGCGGTTGAAGCTTAA
- a CDS encoding 4-oxalocrotonate tautomerase: MPLIQVSIMEGRPEEKIEELIHELTTTTAETLGSPKENIRVLVTELPKTHWGIGGESGYKKNQSN, from the coding sequence ATGCCGCTTATTCAAGTGTCCATTATGGAAGGAAGACCTGAAGAGAAGATTGAAGAATTAATTCATGAATTAACTACAACGACGGCAGAGACGCTAGGATCTCCGAAAGAAAACATTCGTGTTCTTGTGACGGAGCTGCCAAAAACGCATTGGGGTATTGGCGGAGAATCTGGTTATAAAAAAAATCAATCGAACTAA